A part of Escherichia marmotae genomic DNA contains:
- a CDS encoding transketolase family protein, with protein MIKLAPAGQKDSIEMRKIYAGFIAQQIENGNSVIALEADLMSSMAMDSVARDYPQYVINCGIMEANVIGTAAGLALTGRKPFVHTFTAFASRRCFDQLFMSLDYQRANVKVIASDAGVTACHNGGTHMSFEDMGIVRGLAHSVVMEMTDAVMFSDILRQLVELDGFYWVRTIRKQATSIYSPGTTFSIGKGNVLREGTDITLIANGIMVAEALEAARQLEQSGVSAAVIDMFTLKPVDRMLIKNYAEKTGRIVTCENHSIHNGLGSAVAEVLVESCPIPMRRVGVKERYGQVGTQDFLQREYGLTAHDIVAAARELL; from the coding sequence ATGATTAAGCTCGCACCGGCAGGACAAAAAGACAGCATCGAGATGCGCAAAATTTATGCAGGCTTTATTGCGCAACAGATTGAAAACGGTAATTCTGTCATTGCCCTTGAGGCTGATTTAATGAGTTCCATGGCAATGGACAGCGTGGCGCGGGATTATCCACAGTACGTCATTAATTGCGGCATTATGGAAGCTAATGTTATCGGCACCGCTGCAGGGCTGGCCTTAACCGGGCGCAAGCCATTCGTGCATACCTTTACCGCATTTGCCAGTCGTCGCTGTTTTGATCAGCTCTTTATGTCGCTTGATTACCAGCGTGCTAATGTCAAAGTGATTGCTTCTGATGCGGGTGTTACCGCTTGCCACAATGGCGGGACACATATGTCATTTGAAGATATGGGAATTGTGCGTGGGCTGGCGCATTCGGTGGTGATGGAGATGACCGATGCGGTGATGTTTAGTGATATTTTACGCCAGCTTGTAGAGCTTGATGGGTTTTACTGGGTTCGTACGATCCGTAAGCAAGCGACAAGTATTTATTCTCCTGGGACAACCTTCTCTATTGGTAAAGGCAATGTACTGCGTGAAGGTACTGACATCACGCTGATTGCTAATGGCATTATGGTGGCTGAAGCCCTGGAGGCCGCACGTCAACTGGAACAGAGCGGTGTAAGTGCGGCAGTAATTGATATGTTTACTCTTAAACCTGTTGACCGAATGTTGATTAAAAATTATGCCGAGAAAACGGGGCGTATTGTGACCTGTGAAAACCATAGTATTCACAATGGGCTAGGGTCAGCCGTTGCCGAGGTATTAGTCGAAAGTTGCCCAATACCAATGCGTCGCGTGGGCGTGAAGGAGCGTTATGGTCAGGTTGGAACTCAGGACTTTTTACAGAGAGAGTACGGGTTAACCGCGCATGATATTGTGGCGGCAGCCAGAGAGCTATTGTAA
- a CDS encoding transketolase, whose protein sequence is MNVKEVTQLARDIRIQTLKSLTHLGFGHYGGSMSVVETLAVLYGAVMKIDPADPDWPDRDYFVLSKGHAGPALYSTLALKGYFPLEELSTLNQNGTRLPSHPDRLKTRGVDATTGSLGQGISIAGGMALSHKLAGRKNRVFCIVGDGELNEGQCWEAFQFIAHHRLNNLTVFVDWNKQQLDGELDEIINPFDLEGKFRAFGFDVVTVKGDDIEGLLNVVKPVLPAEARPRVVILDSIKGQGVACLEQLSNSHHLRLTEEMKETLNETIRQLEAMHD, encoded by the coding sequence ATGAATGTTAAAGAAGTGACACAACTTGCACGGGATATTCGTATCCAGACGCTTAAATCATTAACTCATCTTGGCTTTGGTCATTATGGTGGCAGCATGTCTGTTGTGGAAACGCTGGCAGTTCTTTATGGCGCGGTGATGAAAATTGATCCTGCTGATCCCGACTGGCCTGATCGTGACTATTTTGTATTGTCAAAAGGGCATGCCGGACCTGCGCTCTACAGTACTCTGGCGCTGAAAGGTTATTTTCCACTGGAAGAATTAAGCACCTTAAATCAGAACGGAACTCGCTTACCAAGTCATCCGGATCGGCTAAAAACGCGTGGTGTTGATGCCACTACAGGATCGCTGGGGCAGGGGATATCCATTGCAGGAGGGATGGCGCTGTCGCATAAACTGGCGGGGCGCAAGAATCGGGTTTTTTGTATTGTTGGCGATGGTGAACTTAACGAAGGCCAATGTTGGGAAGCCTTCCAGTTTATTGCTCATCATCGTTTGAATAATCTCACTGTGTTTGTGGACTGGAACAAACAGCAGCTTGATGGCGAACTGGATGAAATTATTAATCCATTTGATTTAGAAGGAAAATTTCGCGCTTTCGGTTTTGATGTCGTGACAGTGAAGGGCGATGATATTGAGGGGTTGTTGAATGTAGTTAAACCTGTTCTACCAGCCGAGGCCAGACCGAGAGTAGTCATTCTCGATAGTATCAAAGGGCAGGGGGTAGCGTGTCTTGAGCAACTCAGTAATTCTCATCATTTACGCCTCACGGAAGAAATGAAGGAGACGCTAAACGAAACAATTCGCCAACTGGAGGCCATGCATGATTAA
- the yfcC gene encoding putative basic amino acid antiporter YfcC, giving the protein MSAITESKPTRRWAMPDTLVIIFFVAILTSLATWVVPVGMFDSQEVQYQVDGQTKTRKVVDPHSFRILTNEAGEPEYHRVQLFTTGDERPGLMNFPFEGLTSGSKYGTAVGIIMFMLVIGGAFGIVMRTGTIDNGILALIRHTRGNEILFIPALFILFSLGGAVFGMGEEAVAFAIIIAPLMVRLGYDSITTVLVTYIATQIGFASSWMNPFCVVVAQGIAGVPVLSGSGLRIVVWVIATLIGLIFTMVYASRVKKNPLLSRVHDSDRFFREKQADVEQRPFTFGDWLVLIVLTAVMIWVIWGVIVNAWFIPEIASQFFTMGLVIGIIGVAFRLNGMTVNTMASSFTEGARMMIATALLVGFAKGILLLVGNGEAGDASVLNTILNSIANAISGLDNAVAAWFMLLFQAVFNFFVTSGSGQAALTMPLLAPLGDLVGVNRQVTVLAFQFGDGFSHIIYPTSASLMATLGVCRVDFRNWLKVGATLLGLLFIMSSVVVIGAQLMGYH; this is encoded by the coding sequence ATGTCCGCAATAACTGAATCCAAACCAACCAGAAGATGGGCAATGCCCGATACGTTGGTGATTATCTTTTTTGTTGCTATTTTAACCAGTCTCGCCACCTGGGTTGTTCCGGTGGGAATGTTTGACAGTCAGGAAGTGCAATATCAGGTTGATGGTCAGACGAAGACTCGCAAAGTTGTAGATCCTCACTCATTTCGCATTCTGACCAACGAGGCAGGCGAACCCGAGTATCACCGAGTACAACTGTTCACGACGGGAGATGAACGCCCCGGTTTGATGAACTTCCCGTTTGAAGGGCTAACCTCTGGCTCGAAATATGGGACAGCCGTTGGCATCATCATGTTTATGCTGGTGATTGGCGGCGCGTTTGGTATCGTGATGCGCACAGGAACCATTGATAACGGGATTCTCGCGCTTATCCGCCACACTCGAGGGAATGAAATTCTTTTCATTCCGGCACTGTTTATTCTCTTTTCGCTCGGCGGTGCGGTATTTGGCATGGGGGAAGAGGCCGTCGCCTTTGCCATCATCATTGCCCCACTAATGGTACGCCTGGGTTACGACAGTATTACCACCGTCCTGGTAACCTACATCGCAACGCAAATCGGTTTTGCCAGCTCGTGGATGAACCCGTTCTGCGTGGTTGTCGCCCAGGGGATTGCTGGCGTTCCTGTCCTTTCCGGCTCCGGGTTGCGCATTGTGGTGTGGGTTATCGCCACTCTGATTGGCCTCATCTTTACCATGGTGTACGCCTCACGGGTGAAAAAGAATCCTTTGTTGTCACGCGTGCATGATTCCGATCGCTTCTTCCGCGAAAAACAAGCTGATGTTGAACAGCGGCCGTTCACTTTCGGTGACTGGCTGGTATTGATTGTCCTGACCGCCGTCATGATCTGGGTGATTTGGGGCGTGATCGTTAACGCCTGGTTTATTCCAGAGATTGCCAGCCAGTTCTTCACTATGGGTCTGGTGATTGGCATCATCGGCGTTGCCTTCCGCCTTAACGGTATGACCGTTAACACCATGGCCTCGTCATTTACCGAAGGGGCGAGAATGATGATTGCTACTGCACTGCTGGTCGGTTTTGCCAAAGGGATTTTACTGCTGGTTGGCAATGGCGAAGCGGGTGATGCCAGCGTGCTGAATACTATTCTCAATAGCATTGCCAATGCCATTAGCGGCCTGGATAACGCGGTCGCGGCCTGGTTTATGCTGCTCTTCCAGGCGGTATTCAATTTCTTTGTGACATCCGGTTCTGGTCAGGCAGCGTTAACCATGCCGTTACTGGCACCGCTTGGCGATCTGGTCGGCGTTAACCGTCAGGTTACCGTGCTGGCGTTCCAGTTTGGCGATGGCTTCAGCCATATCATTTACCCGACCTCGGCTTCGTTAATGGCGACGCTCGGTGTTTGCCGGGTAGATTTCCGTAACTGGCTGAAAGTGGGTGCAACACTGCTTGGACTGCTGTTTATTATGTCCAGCGTCGTGGTGATAGGCGCTCAGTTAATGGGTTACCATTAA